The genomic DNA AACCGGGGAAAGTCTAATTCTTGACATAATCCTTTGGCAATATTATGGGCAATTACTTCACTCTCCAGGCTAATTGGTTGATATTCAGCCGCAGAATAACAGGTGACTCCAGGAATGTTTTGTGCTGGTACGTTGTTAATTTTGAATATTTCTGAGTATTCTGACTGCATTGCTGGTGCATGAATCACATGATCAAATGGTGCAGGAAATGCGTTACATCCCAGTTTTTTAATCACTCGTTCACAAGCAGCTGGTTCACCAGCAATTAATACTTCTTCTGGTGTATTAATCTGGGTTAAATAAACACGGGTTTCACTTTTTATTGCTTCTCTTACCTGTGTAGCACTGGTCATGAGAACGTAGTTACTCCACAAATTTTGATGATCATTAGCAGGGTTTTTTGGTAGTTGCCAATACTCTCTCACTGCATTTTTCTGTCCAGATAATCTATCACCAAATAATGCTGAGGAGTTAAAGGTATTACTTCCTTGATAAACTTTACTCCAAATACCTTGGGCAACCATCATACTGGTTTCACCTAAACTGTAACCAAAGATATATTTAGGTTTAATTTGAAAGTCGTTGTTGAGAATTGTCGTGATGAATCTGGTAAATAGTATTTCAGCTTCAAACATAGCGATAGAATCATCTAACAATTTCTTCTCTAGTTTTTCTAGCTCTCTGGTAGTTAATTTACTTAGGCATCTAGGAAATACTAGTTTCTCTACGTCGGCTGCGCGTTTGTAAAGACTTTTGACAACTGTATCATCAAAGGCATGAGGAAATAAACGAAATAGGGTACGACCAATACCTACATAAGTGTTAACAGCGGCAGGATAAACAAAGGCAATTTCACCATTTTTTCCTAGTGGTTTAGGTGTAAAATAACTACCAATAGGAGTTTGCCAATCTTTGCCATTTGCAAAGGCATTAGTTACTCCTTTTTTAGCGGAGTTTATTTCTTTGAGTAATTCTTTTTGGTTGCGTCCAGTGATTGATAGGGTATATTTTGAATCAGAATTTTGCTGAAATTTGATAAATGTCTGACTTGCAGTTGTTTTTAAACATTCACCATTTTCAATAGTTTTTTGCAAATTATCCAGTGCAGATAATAAGTTAGACTGGTTATCACCAGTAATAGGGAAAAGATTAAATGGTCTTGACTCTAAATAACTACGACTGTGTTCTTGTTGTTGAGTTTCTTCTGATAAAATCAGATGAGCAAAAGAGCCATCACAACCAATACTATTAATGGCTGAAATTCTACATTTAACATCTTTTTGTAAAAACCAAGGTCTGGACTCGGTAGCAACATAAAAAGGACTACCTTCCCATACTTGCGGTGTTTTTACACCAGACCAGTTGGGGGTTGCTGGTATATATTTATAGTAAAGAGCCAGGGCTGTTTTGATTAAACTGGCTATTCCTGAAGCAACAAAGGTATGGCCAATATTAGCTTTGACGCTACCCAAGGCACAATGTAAACCATCACCAACGGGTGGGTAAGCTTGGAGAATACCGTTAATTTCGGTTTCGTCTTCCTGGGATATACCACTACCGCAGACTTCTAAATAATTTACTGCCTGGGGTTGAATTCCGGCTTGTTTAAATGCCTGTTTGCAGACTTGGTTGATGGTAGCTGCATCTATGGCCATTGAGGAAGATTGACTGATACTTAAACCATCAATTATTGCATAGATGCGTTGATTATTCTGCAATGCTGTATCATGTCGTTGCAAAACTACTGCACCTGCACCTTCTCCTACGCTCCAACCATCAGCTTTTTGATCAAAACTGAGGGTATTTATGCCTGTATTTATCTTGCCAAATTGACTACGGAGTAAGACATTTTCTACACCACCGGCTAAGTCAACAGCACCTACAACTACTGCATCTACTTCCTGAGTAGTTAGTAGCATTTCTGCTAATTCTAAAGCTTTAAAAACTGCTGTTTCTACAGCGCTAATAGTGAAGGAAGGACCGGAGAAATTCCAGAGAGAAGAAATACGGCTAGCCATAATGTTGCCAACATAACTAACATATTCACCAATATCAACTTGGTGGTGAATACTATTTTTAACTATGCTTTCTAGCTTAGTAACTTTTTCTGGTGGTAAAGAAATTTCTGCCCCATTTAAACCATCTTTAATTTGCCAAGATGAATTCCACCGTTGTTGTAGTTGGTGTACAGATAATTCTGTATCAGCTGCAATAATTACAGCCACATTACTGTTAGGTTTAATTTTACCATCCTTGAGGGCGCGATCGCACACTTTTAATAATAAAGTTTGTTGGGGGTTGATTTTTTCAACTTCATTAGGAGGGATTTTGTAAGCTAAAGTATCAACTTCAAAATCTTTTATATAAGCACCTTCTGGAGCTTTTCCTGCTTCTAAACCATATTCTTGCAGTAATTTTTCTTGTTGATCAATTCCATGCCATCTTTTTTCAGGTAAAGGAATAAAATGTTGTTTTCCATCATAAATACTGCTCTCAAAAGCATCTAGTCCATCGCATTCACCAAAGCAGGCATCCATGCCAACAATTACAATTTTTGCAGCTTTATTTTCTTGGATACTCATTTGCTTACTTTCCCTTGTTCCAAAATTAAATGAGAATTAATTCCACCAAATCCAAATGCACTTAAACCAACATATTTAGTTTTTTTACTCTGCCAAGGTGTGGGTGTTCTGATAATGTTGTGAGGCGACATAACATTATTTTCAGAACCTATAGGTTGACTGACATTAATAGTTGCGGGAATAACATTATTTGACATACTTAAAATTGTCTTGGTTATTCCCACCATGCCAGCAGCAACGAGTAAATGACCAACATTATTTTTTGTTGAACCTACTAAAGGCTGGGCTTGATTTTTACCAAAAAAGCCTTCAACAGATTGAGATTCGGTGGTATCTCCTAAGAGTGTGCCAGTAGCGTGACACTCTAAATAATCAATTTTTTTGGGGTCAAGTTTTGCCTCAGCATAAGCTCTTTCATAGGCGGTAATTTGCCCTTGAGCATTAGGACTGAGCAGATGTTTACCCTTACCATCATTAGATAAACCATTACCACAGATTGTTGCTAAAATTTTGTCTCCATCTCTAACAGCATCACTGTATCTTTTGAGCATTACCATTCCTATACCTTCGGAGGTAATTAAGCCCCGTGATGATTTGTCTAGAGGGCGACTAATGCCGTTATCAGGATATCCTTGAATACCTGAAAATAACATTCTTAAAAATAACGGATCTGAAGCACTAATAGCACCAGCTAACATCAAATCTGCTTTACCAGATTGTAAGTAATGGGATGCTAATTTAATGGCATAAAATGATGATGAACAGGCAGCATCTATACAGCAATGAGTTCCAGAAAGTGCAAAGGCACGGGAAATTATGGCGGCAGGTAAACCAGAAACCATCGCATTATATGGTGATGCTTTGGCTGTAGTTAATCTACCACCTAAACGGAAATCTTTTTCCTGTAAAAGTTCACTAATGGCAGGTTCAATTGTTTGCTGATAAATAGGTGCAAATAATTGATTAGATGCCTGAGTTGGTAAAGCTAGAGTTCCTAAAATTACGCCGCATTTAGAGAGTGCAGATTTATTTCCCCAATAGCCACTGTTAATAATTACTTGTTTCGCTGCATACAGTGACCATTTAAAAGTTTTGTCTAGACTTTCGATAAATTCCCCAGGTAAATTATACTCCTTGGGGTTAAAGTCAAAGTTACGGATAAATCCACCTTTTAAAAAGTAGAATTTATCCGGTTGACCTTTGGTAGCATCATAAAATATGCTAGGATCTAAATCTAAATCGGCAACACTAATATCAGATGTTGATTCCTTTGCTGTGCTGAGATTCTGCCAAAATTGTTCAGGATTTTGTGCGTCTGGAAAGAGACATGATAATCCAATGATGGCTATTTTTTCCACTTTTGAAATCCTCGTTGGGGTATGAAGGAAATCAGTAATTTTCTCACCCAGAGACGCAGAGAGAGCTTTTTACTTTTTCCCTTAGTTTTTAGGATTTACGCGATTCCCCCAAACGTGGTTATTCAGTTATCTATTTACTTTTTGTTTAACATTTTCATGGGCCAAATTACTGCTTTTGCTCCTAAAATACGAGAGTATATTTTTCCTTCACGACTGTGGATAATGAAGTTAGCAGTTGCTCCTGTATCTGTTTTATTTTCAATTTCACAGGACACATAAAATGGTACATTGAATGGTACGGCTAAAAATTGTTCAGAGTATGTTAATTGTCCTGGTAAACAAACTTCTTGATGGAAATGATTTAACCATAACCATAGGGTTTGGGTACTCAAATCAATTATGTAAGGATTATGCCATTTAACGGGAAATTGTCCTTGCTGTTGGGCGGTGATTTCTTGCCAGCAACATTCGGCTGTCAGTTTTTCTGGACTAATGTTTAAAACTCTGGTAATTTCTTGGAAAGCTGGGCCATGAAATAAGGATAAATCACCATTTTGATAAAAATCTTTACCAGTGGTAGTAACGATATTATCTTCTCTGAGATCCATTGATTCATAAATAGGTGCTTCTGGCATATTTCTCACCAATTTAATCAGAGAACTAAAGTGATAATGAGTTCTTCCTTCTGGAGTTTTACTTAATATTTTAGTCTGAAATTCAATAAAATCACCGTCATTTTTAGAAATTTCTTGTATTTCTAAAATATGTTCCTGAGCTAGACTTGCGTTAAAGGTAATTCCTTTCAAAACCTTGAAGTCTTGACAACTCAAATATCTGTAACCTGGATAAATTTCTTCACAACCATTAACCATCCATGATTTAGCACAGGTAGCTGGTAAGACTGGTGTTCCGGCAATAGTATGATCATGTAAAAATGGGTTTTCTGCTAATGTTATTCGTCGTCGAATGCGATGAGTACGAAGTTTTGAACCTAAAGACATGGGTGGTATTTTCATGGGACTACCAATCACCACCTGTGTATTATTTTGATAGGCTGGATGCAGTTCATTTACTAACATTTGACTGCCTATTTCTACAGGAATAATCTCAATTCCTCTTTCCGCAAATGCTTTTTTAAGTTGTGGTGTCACCATACCACTATCCCAACCACCCCAGTTAATTGCAACTACATGAGTTTGAGGGTAATCTTTTTTAAATTGATGAGCTGATTTGTTGAGAATTTCGTTAGCGATCGCATAATCACTTTGTCCAATATTACCATAAAAACCTGTGACAGAAGAAAATAATACTAAATGCTGTAATTGCTGAGGATTAATACAATTGAGTAAATTTTGTAATCCTTGCACTTTGGCAGTGTAAACTTTTTCAAAATCCTCTGAGGTTTTCTTTTCAATTAACTTATCTGCTAAGTTACCAGCACCATGAATAATGCCTGTAATTTGACCAAATTTTTGAGCAACAGTAGTAAGTTTTGCTTGTAAAGCTACTGTATCAGTAACATCAACACTGATATATTCAGCTTTTGCTCCTGCTGCGGTAATTGCTGCTAAAGTCTTTTTAATTTCTCGGCTAGAATTAATCTGATTAAATATCTTTTGTACCATTATGGGTGTGGGTTTCTCGCCTTGAGAAATCAAATTTTCCATGATGCGTTTTTTTAGGGCTGCATCTTCTAAACAATCAATTGCATAATCTGGTTCTGGGGTAATTTCTGAACGCCCTAAAAGAATAAAATTACCAGATTTTTGTTGTGCTAATTTAATTGTACATTGGGCTGTGATTCCCTTACCTCCACCACTGACTACGAAAACAGATGATGGATTAACTTGAAGTTTTGCTGTCATAATTCCTCGGTAATGAATTAAAAACTTTAAATTTAAATACAGAAGTCAGAATATTTCATGAATAGATTTATGTTTTTTTCATGCCCAGATGTAAGAAATAATAAACAACCTTTTATATATTCATCTCACACCTGACATGGCTCTACTCCTATTTGTATGGTGGGCAATGCCCACCCTCAAAGTTATTCGGCTTCAGCTATGAGTGTGACTCGTCCTTTAGAACTATAACCAACTTCCCCAATATATCGGTTGGAATCATGCAATTCAGCAACAATATATTCTGCTGATTCATGTGGGTCTAAGTTGGGATTTAAATCAATTGCTCTCAAGAATACTTGTGGCCATTCCCATCTCAAACTTTTGGTTAATCCAAATAATCCACCACCGATAATTCCTAAGTTTTCTGTATGCTCTAAGCCAAATGCACCGTCGAGATAGGCAACTGTACAAAAACTAACTCTTCCCTCTAAATTAGCGGCTGTATTGAGTGATTGTTTAAGATGTTTTGCCATCAAAAATACCTGTTTAACAATCGCTTTTTGAGTTTCAGAAGAGGATGTTAATTGTGGATGTAGGTGAATGAATGCCCCAATCTTACCGTGTTGTATGGTGATACTCTGTAATAGTAATTGCAGATGTTCTTCACTCATGTTTGCCAAGGTAATACGGGTAACTCCTGATGGTAAAGGTGCCTGTTCAGGAACTAATGATTGGGGGAAACTCAAAACTACTACTTGCCAATTTTGCTCTATGAGGGCGTGAGCTAGTTTGGTGGTGGTGAGAGAACCATCATCGGTGATTAAACCTATGTGTCCCTCTGGTAGTGTGCATTCCCAAAAATCCGGTCTGGGTAAGGTTTTAAGCTTGGCGGGACGACGGGGCAGGTTTGGGTCTACTGGTGGTGGAGGGGTTAAGTCCACCACTTCTACTCTGCTCATGTCTGCGGTTATCGCGTCAGCATCAAGCTTTTTTTTTTCACCCGCCACCAGTTGCTGGAGGTAGTTCACTATCTGTCCAATTGTCCGTAGGTCACCTAGTTCTTCTAGGTTGGGTTTAGGTAAGTCTGGATATGCTTCTTGCAATCCTCCCAGTATTTCTACCCGTTTGATGGAATCAATGCCCAGGTCGGCTTCCATATCCATGTCTAGTTCTAACATCTCGACTGGATAGCCTGTTTTTTCACTGGTGATGTTTAACAGAGTTTGAGCTATATCAGCATATTGGTTGTTGTCGCTTGCTGGTTCAGGACTGGGAAGGGGTGACTGGGGAGTAATTATTAACTCTTCTTTTACTACTTCTGTAACCTGTAACCTGTCACCTGTCACCTGTTTTTCTAGGTACTCGACAACTTGACCAATGGTGCGTTTTTCTGCCAGTTCTTCTAAGTTGGGTTTGGGGAGGTCAGGGTATAATTCTTGCAATCCACCTAGTATTTCTACTCGTTTGATGGAGTCAATACCTAAGTCGGCTTCCATGTCCATGTCAAACTCTAACATTTCGATGGGATAACCGGTTTTTTCGCTAGTGATGGAGAGGAGATTTTGACCTAGTTTTTTAATATCAACCCCGGTGTTTGTAGGTTCAGAAACTAAGGCTACTGGTGCTACTGGTTCAACAATAGGAGCAGGTGTTTCTATGACAGGTTCGGGAATTTTTGCAGTGGTAACTTCTACTTTTACAGGTGCTTGATTTTCTACTATTTGGGGAGTGGGAGAAACTACAGTTTCTGCAATAGCAGGTTCTGATTGTTGGGGCATCAATTCCCGTAAACTTTGGGTATGAGCTTCGGTAAATTGTGGCGGAATTACTGTTTCGGTTGTTTCTTGACCTTCAATTAGTAAAGAATATTCTTGTTGAATGAGTTGGAAAAAGTTTTTAGTGTATTCTACTTGTTCCTTCAGATATTCTTCGTGAATGCGGAGGGTTTCAGCTTGTTGGTTATGAAACTGCATCATGCTCCG from Okeanomitos corallinicola TIOX110 includes the following:
- a CDS encoding type I polyketide synthase: MSIQENKAAKIVIVGMDACFGECDGLDAFESSIYDGKQHFIPLPEKRWHGIDQQEKLLQEYGLEAGKAPEGAYIKDFEVDTLAYKIPPNEVEKINPQQTLLLKVCDRALKDGKIKPNSNVAVIIAADTELSVHQLQQRWNSSWQIKDGLNGAEISLPPEKVTKLESIVKNSIHHQVDIGEYVSYVGNIMASRISSLWNFSGPSFTISAVETAVFKALELAEMLLTTQEVDAVVVGAVDLAGGVENVLLRSQFGKINTGINTLSFDQKADGWSVGEGAGAVVLQRHDTALQNNQRIYAIIDGLSISQSSSMAIDAATINQVCKQAFKQAGIQPQAVNYLEVCGSGISQEDETEINGILQAYPPVGDGLHCALGSVKANIGHTFVASGIASLIKTALALYYKYIPATPNWSGVKTPQVWEGSPFYVATESRPWFLQKDVKCRISAINSIGCDGSFAHLILSEETQQQEHSRSYLESRPFNLFPITGDNQSNLLSALDNLQKTIENGECLKTTASQTFIKFQQNSDSKYTLSITGRNQKELLKEINSAKKGVTNAFANGKDWQTPIGSYFTPKPLGKNGEIAFVYPAAVNTYVGIGRTLFRLFPHAFDDTVVKSLYKRAADVEKLVFPRCLSKLTTRELEKLEKKLLDDSIAMFEAEILFTRFITTILNNDFQIKPKYIFGYSLGETSMMVAQGIWSKVYQGSNTFNSSALFGDRLSGQKNAVREYWQLPKNPANDHQNLWSNYVLMTSATQVREAIKSETRVYLTQINTPEEVLIAGEPAACERVIKKLGCNAFPAPFDHVIHAPAMQSEYSEIFKINNVPAQNIPGVTCYSAAEYQPISLESEVIAHNIAKGLCQELDFPRLVNRVYKDGAKVFIEAGAGGMCSRWINKILGNQEHITVSLNRRGIDDHTSIIKALAKLLSHRVKLDISPLYNLSLATTKNNKATLRKVLLGGNSITAEILNTENRKIFQKDPNQKSEQITNHREYKITNSLQPSSQIKPSHIYPQPEKITMKTIMDNRFKPQEELKSSEATCNHKFSCQNPIPKIQMNDLKISQYQKLTSNNSKLTTAHTSFLEARKEFSQQMSEIIQLQLACAQNLLQQEK
- a CDS encoding polyketide synthase, encoding MEKIAIIGLSCLFPDAQNPEQFWQNLSTAKESTSDISVADLDLDPSIFYDATKGQPDKFYFLKGGFIRNFDFNPKEYNLPGEFIESLDKTFKWSLYAAKQVIINSGYWGNKSALSKCGVILGTLALPTQASNQLFAPIYQQTIEPAISELLQEKDFRLGGRLTTAKASPYNAMVSGLPAAIISRAFALSGTHCCIDAACSSSFYAIKLASHYLQSGKADLMLAGAISASDPLFLRMLFSGIQGYPDNGISRPLDKSSRGLITSEGIGMVMLKRYSDAVRDGDKILATICGNGLSNDGKGKHLLSPNAQGQITAYERAYAEAKLDPKKIDYLECHATGTLLGDTTESQSVEGFFGKNQAQPLVGSTKNNVGHLLVAAGMVGITKTILSMSNNVIPATINVSQPIGSENNVMSPHNIIRTPTPWQSKKTKYVGLSAFGFGGINSHLILEQGKVSK
- a CDS encoding SDR family NAD(P)-dependent oxidoreductase, with amino-acid sequence MTAKLQVNPSSVFVVSGGGKGITAQCTIKLAQQKSGNFILLGRSEITPEPDYAIDCLEDAALKKRIMENLISQGEKPTPIMVQKIFNQINSSREIKKTLAAITAAGAKAEYISVDVTDTVALQAKLTTVAQKFGQITGIIHGAGNLADKLIEKKTSEDFEKVYTAKVQGLQNLLNCINPQQLQHLVLFSSVTGFYGNIGQSDYAIANEILNKSAHQFKKDYPQTHVVAINWGGWDSGMVTPQLKKAFAERGIEIIPVEIGSQMLVNELHPAYQNNTQVVIGSPMKIPPMSLGSKLRTHRIRRRITLAENPFLHDHTIAGTPVLPATCAKSWMVNGCEEIYPGYRYLSCQDFKVLKGITFNASLAQEHILEIQEISKNDGDFIEFQTKILSKTPEGRTHYHFSSLIKLVRNMPEAPIYESMDLREDNIVTTTGKDFYQNGDLSLFHGPAFQEITRVLNISPEKLTAECCWQEITAQQQGQFPVKWHNPYIIDLSTQTLWLWLNHFHQEVCLPGQLTYSEQFLAVPFNVPFYVSCEIENKTDTGATANFIIHSREGKIYSRILGAKAVIWPMKMLNKK